In Prochlorococcus marinus XMU1406, the genomic stretch AATCAAGCCAGGAGGTAACAACAAGTGGAATTTCTCCACATATATGGGTAGATGAATTATCAATAACTGGTGACGCGTGAGAATTATATTCTGGGGAACACCTGAATATTCAATTGCAAGCCTTGATATTTTTATTAAATCTAAGCACGAAGTAATTGCAGTAGTAAGCCAACCAGATAAGAAAAGATCTAGGGGAAATAAATTAATCTCCTCACCTGTAAAAAGTTTTGCCGAGCAAGAATCTATAAAAATTTATACTCCAGCAAAAATCAGGGGCAATATAGATTTTATAAATGAACTTAAATCACTTTCTTGTGATTTATTTATTGTTATAGCTTACGGAAAAATTTTACCAAAAGAGATATTGGAAATCCCAAAATTTGGTTGTTGGAACGCTCATGCTTCATTACTTCCAAGATGGCGCGGTGCTGCCCCAATCCAATGGTCCCTAATAAAAGGTGATGAATTTACGGGTGTAGGAATTATGAAAATGAATGAGGGACTAGATACTGGCGACATATTGTTGGAAGAAAAAATTAAAATCGATAATAACGATAATTTAAATACACTATCTGAAAAACTTAGTATTTTATCTGCAAATTTATTTTTAAATGCTACATCTTTAATCGAAGAAAATATTAATAAAATTAGTAATTTTCAATTAACAAAACAAAATACCCTTGGAAGAGAAATTACTTACGCAAGAATGATTGAAAAATCAGATTATAAAGTGGTTTGGAGTAATGAGGCATTTAAAATCTCAAAAAAAATAAAAGCATTATACCCACGAGCAAATACGACTTTTAGAGGTAAGAACCTAAAAATAATTAAAATCAAAGTTTTGAGTAGTGATGAAATTAAAAATGAAAAATACCTTTTAATTAACAATTATTCAAAACCAGGAATTATTCTTGCTGTCATAGAAAATGAAGGAATTATAATTTCAACTAAAACTGATCCGATTATTTTGTTAGAAGCAAAACTTGAAGGCAAAAATATATCTAGCAAAAATCAATTGATACAACAGTTAAAACCAACGGTAGGTGATTATTTCTCAGATTAAGTTTTAGATTCTTTTTTAGAGAATCCCCAAATGAAAGCAAAAAGAATCAAAATATAAAAATAATAGTCAGGAAGAATAGACTCTTTAATTAACGTATTTAGTAAAAGTTTAATCCCAACAATTAAAATTGCTACGTAACCGGCTGTTTCTAATCTAGAAAATATATCCAGAAGTTTTAGAAAAATCCCCGATGTAAATCTTAATGCTAATACACCAATTACTGCT encodes the following:
- the fmt gene encoding methionyl-tRNA formyltransferase; this encodes MRIIFWGTPEYSIASLDIFIKSKHEVIAVVSQPDKKRSRGNKLISSPVKSFAEQESIKIYTPAKIRGNIDFINELKSLSCDLFIVIAYGKILPKEILEIPKFGCWNAHASLLPRWRGAAPIQWSLIKGDEFTGVGIMKMNEGLDTGDILLEEKIKIDNNDNLNTLSEKLSILSANLFLNATSLIEENINKISNFQLTKQNTLGREITYARMIEKSDYKVVWSNEAFKISKKIKALYPRANTTFRGKNLKIIKIKVLSSDEIKNEKYLLINNYSKPGIILAVIENEGIIISTKTDPIILLEAKLEGKNISSKNQLIQQLKPTVGDYFSD